The following are from one region of the Colias croceus chromosome 4, ilColCroc2.1 genome:
- the LOC123691233 gene encoding gamma-aminobutyric acid receptor subunit delta-like isoform X2, translating into MWILLMLLLALVAPGGGASFAPNKELLECASQILYIDQYAYQLPTNYSRNIPPGKNTTVYIGINVNRVSGVDENKEITLDVFLQVSWEELRLNVPPGMAFIDLPWEFRQLIWTPDLYIWQLQTMRILSVLQEMASLRLYANRTVSVSIGATITIKCEMDFVLYPLDVQNCAIDFSSYKYTTEDVRFEWREVAPWFGLGGEQRHEFRLPKYVVTFVTDKSNHIRNFGEGEHSAARLQIKLSRELRGYLLESYLPSSLFVIISWGSFCVIPEIVPGRMVLLVTTLLSLVTMFDTVSTNSPDALELKCIEVWLISCTIFVFLALLEYFVVLFGIRYDKSWSRRRQDLRRAASAAQLAPPLHMNHSQRLSTPVTGTPQGGVFSPQLSVEDEGLKQQFSHQTIQRDSPILEAMPRTGSANTLWSRIAAAADRGVMFCGAQHGALDRYALMVFPMCFILFTVIYWTTYLSEAHRALHG; encoded by the exons ATGTGGATACTGCTGATGCTCCTCCTTGCGCTGGTCGCGCCCGGCGGAGGAGCCTCCTTCGCCCCCAACAAAGAACTCCTAGAATGTGCAAG CCAGATCCTATACATAGACCAATACGCGTATCAGCTACCAACCAACTACAGCAGAAACATTCCGCCTG gcaaaaatactacagtatacataggtataaatGTAAACCGAGTGTCTGGTGTCGACGAGAATAAAGAG ATAACGTTAGATGTTTTCCTACAAGTGTCGTGGGAAGAGTTACGATTAAACGTGCCACCTGGCATGGCGTTCATAGACCTGCCATGGGAGTTCCGCCAGCTGATCTGGACCCCAGATTTGTATATTTGGCAGTTGCAGACTATGAGGATCCTCTCAGTACTGCAAGAAATGGCCTCCTTAAGGCTATACGCAAACCGCACCGTCTCAGTCAGTATTGG TgctacaataacaataaagtgCGAGATGGACTTCGTTCTTTACCCATTAGACGTACAGAACTGTGCGATAGACTTCAGTAGTT ATAAATACACCACAGAAGACGTCCGCTTCGAGTGGCGAGAGGTCGCACCGTGGTTCGGGCTGGGCGGCGAGCAACGTCACGAGTTCCGGCTGCCCAAATACGTGGTCACATTCGTTACTGATAAAAGTAATCATATTCGAAATTTTGGTGAAG GTGAACATTCAGCAGCAcgtttacaaattaaattatcaagaGAACTGCGCGGGTATCTCCTAGAGAGCTACCTCCCGTCATCGTTGTTCGTCATAATCTCCTGGGGAAGTTTCTGCGTTATCCCAGAAATCGTTCCTGGACGCATGGTCCTGCTGGTCACTACGCTGCTTTCGTTGGTCACGATGTTCGATACTGTGAG CACGAACTCACCTGACGCGCTAGAATTGAAGTGTATAGAAGTCTGGCTGATCTCATGCACGATATTCGTATTCCTCGCTCTGCTGGAGTACTTCGTGGTCCTCTTCGGTATCCGATACGACAAGAGCTGGAGCCGCCGGAGGCAGGACCTTCGACGAGCAGCTTCTGCAGCACAACTTGCACCACCCTTACATATGAATCATTCACAG AGGCTTAGCACGCCGGTGACCGGAACACCGCAAGGCGGCGTTTTTTCTCCACAACTTAGTGTCGAAGATGAAGGCCTCAAACAACAGTTCTCACATCAAACTATTCAaagg GACTCGCCAATTTTGGAGGCCATGCCCCGAACTGGTTCAGCAAATACCCTGTGGTCGAGGATAGCCGCAGCGGCCGACCGCGGCGTCATGTTCTGCGGCGCGCAGCACGGAGCCCTCGACAGATACGCTCTCATGGTCTTTCCCATGTGCTTCATACTCTTCAC
- the LOC123691233 gene encoding gamma-aminobutyric acid receptor subunit delta-like isoform X1 — protein MWILLMLLLALVAPGGGASFAPNKELLECASQILYIDQYAYQLPTNYSRNIPPGKNTTVYIGINVNRVSGVDENKEEITLDVFLQVSWEELRLNVPPGMAFIDLPWEFRQLIWTPDLYIWQLQTMRILSVLQEMASLRLYANRTVSVSIGATITIKCEMDFVLYPLDVQNCAIDFSSYKYTTEDVRFEWREVAPWFGLGGEQRHEFRLPKYVVTFVTDKSNHIRNFGEGEHSAARLQIKLSRELRGYLLESYLPSSLFVIISWGSFCVIPEIVPGRMVLLVTTLLSLVTMFDTVSTNSPDALELKCIEVWLISCTIFVFLALLEYFVVLFGIRYDKSWSRRRQDLRRAASAAQLAPPLHMNHSQRLSTPVTGTPQGGVFSPQLSVEDEGLKQQFSHQTIQRDSPILEAMPRTGSANTLWSRIAAAADRGVMFCGAQHGALDRYALMVFPMCFILFTVIYWTTYLSEAHRALHG, from the exons ATGTGGATACTGCTGATGCTCCTCCTTGCGCTGGTCGCGCCCGGCGGAGGAGCCTCCTTCGCCCCCAACAAAGAACTCCTAGAATGTGCAAG CCAGATCCTATACATAGACCAATACGCGTATCAGCTACCAACCAACTACAGCAGAAACATTCCGCCTG gcaaaaatactacagtatacataggtataaatGTAAACCGAGTGTCTGGTGTCGACGAGAATAAAGAG GAGATAACGTTAGATGTTTTCCTACAAGTGTCGTGGGAAGAGTTACGATTAAACGTGCCACCTGGCATGGCGTTCATAGACCTGCCATGGGAGTTCCGCCAGCTGATCTGGACCCCAGATTTGTATATTTGGCAGTTGCAGACTATGAGGATCCTCTCAGTACTGCAAGAAATGGCCTCCTTAAGGCTATACGCAAACCGCACCGTCTCAGTCAGTATTGG TgctacaataacaataaagtgCGAGATGGACTTCGTTCTTTACCCATTAGACGTACAGAACTGTGCGATAGACTTCAGTAGTT ATAAATACACCACAGAAGACGTCCGCTTCGAGTGGCGAGAGGTCGCACCGTGGTTCGGGCTGGGCGGCGAGCAACGTCACGAGTTCCGGCTGCCCAAATACGTGGTCACATTCGTTACTGATAAAAGTAATCATATTCGAAATTTTGGTGAAG GTGAACATTCAGCAGCAcgtttacaaattaaattatcaagaGAACTGCGCGGGTATCTCCTAGAGAGCTACCTCCCGTCATCGTTGTTCGTCATAATCTCCTGGGGAAGTTTCTGCGTTATCCCAGAAATCGTTCCTGGACGCATGGTCCTGCTGGTCACTACGCTGCTTTCGTTGGTCACGATGTTCGATACTGTGAG CACGAACTCACCTGACGCGCTAGAATTGAAGTGTATAGAAGTCTGGCTGATCTCATGCACGATATTCGTATTCCTCGCTCTGCTGGAGTACTTCGTGGTCCTCTTCGGTATCCGATACGACAAGAGCTGGAGCCGCCGGAGGCAGGACCTTCGACGAGCAGCTTCTGCAGCACAACTTGCACCACCCTTACATATGAATCATTCACAG AGGCTTAGCACGCCGGTGACCGGAACACCGCAAGGCGGCGTTTTTTCTCCACAACTTAGTGTCGAAGATGAAGGCCTCAAACAACAGTTCTCACATCAAACTATTCAaagg GACTCGCCAATTTTGGAGGCCATGCCCCGAACTGGTTCAGCAAATACCCTGTGGTCGAGGATAGCCGCAGCGGCCGACCGCGGCGTCATGTTCTGCGGCGCGCAGCACGGAGCCCTCGACAGATACGCTCTCATGGTCTTTCCCATGTGCTTCATACTCTTCAC
- the LOC123691233 gene encoding gamma-aminobutyric acid receptor subunit delta-like isoform X3: MWILLMLLLALVAPGGGASFAPNKELLECASQILYIDQYAYQLPTNYSRNIPPGKNTTVYIGINVNRVSGVDENKEEITLDVFLQVSWEELRLNVPPGMAFIDLPWEFRQLIWTPDLYIWQLQTMRILSVLQEMASLRLYANRTVSVSIGATITIKCEMDFVLYPLDVQNCAIDFSSYKYTTEDVRFEWREVAPWFGLGGEQRHEFRLPKYVVTFVTDKSEHSAARLQIKLSRELRGYLLESYLPSSLFVIISWGSFCVIPEIVPGRMVLLVTTLLSLVTMFDTVSTNSPDALELKCIEVWLISCTIFVFLALLEYFVVLFGIRYDKSWSRRRQDLRRAASAAQLAPPLHMNHSQRLSTPVTGTPQGGVFSPQLSVEDEGLKQQFSHQTIQRDSPILEAMPRTGSANTLWSRIAAAADRGVMFCGAQHGALDRYALMVFPMCFILFTVIYWTTYLSEAHRALHG; this comes from the exons ATGTGGATACTGCTGATGCTCCTCCTTGCGCTGGTCGCGCCCGGCGGAGGAGCCTCCTTCGCCCCCAACAAAGAACTCCTAGAATGTGCAAG CCAGATCCTATACATAGACCAATACGCGTATCAGCTACCAACCAACTACAGCAGAAACATTCCGCCTG gcaaaaatactacagtatacataggtataaatGTAAACCGAGTGTCTGGTGTCGACGAGAATAAAGAG GAGATAACGTTAGATGTTTTCCTACAAGTGTCGTGGGAAGAGTTACGATTAAACGTGCCACCTGGCATGGCGTTCATAGACCTGCCATGGGAGTTCCGCCAGCTGATCTGGACCCCAGATTTGTATATTTGGCAGTTGCAGACTATGAGGATCCTCTCAGTACTGCAAGAAATGGCCTCCTTAAGGCTATACGCAAACCGCACCGTCTCAGTCAGTATTGG TgctacaataacaataaagtgCGAGATGGACTTCGTTCTTTACCCATTAGACGTACAGAACTGTGCGATAGACTTCAGTAGTT ATAAATACACCACAGAAGACGTCCGCTTCGAGTGGCGAGAGGTCGCACCGTGGTTCGGGCTGGGCGGCGAGCAACGTCACGAGTTCCGGCTGCCCAAATACGTGGTCACATTCGTTACTGATAAAA GTGAACATTCAGCAGCAcgtttacaaattaaattatcaagaGAACTGCGCGGGTATCTCCTAGAGAGCTACCTCCCGTCATCGTTGTTCGTCATAATCTCCTGGGGAAGTTTCTGCGTTATCCCAGAAATCGTTCCTGGACGCATGGTCCTGCTGGTCACTACGCTGCTTTCGTTGGTCACGATGTTCGATACTGTGAG CACGAACTCACCTGACGCGCTAGAATTGAAGTGTATAGAAGTCTGGCTGATCTCATGCACGATATTCGTATTCCTCGCTCTGCTGGAGTACTTCGTGGTCCTCTTCGGTATCCGATACGACAAGAGCTGGAGCCGCCGGAGGCAGGACCTTCGACGAGCAGCTTCTGCAGCACAACTTGCACCACCCTTACATATGAATCATTCACAG AGGCTTAGCACGCCGGTGACCGGAACACCGCAAGGCGGCGTTTTTTCTCCACAACTTAGTGTCGAAGATGAAGGCCTCAAACAACAGTTCTCACATCAAACTATTCAaagg GACTCGCCAATTTTGGAGGCCATGCCCCGAACTGGTTCAGCAAATACCCTGTGGTCGAGGATAGCCGCAGCGGCCGACCGCGGCGTCATGTTCTGCGGCGCGCAGCACGGAGCCCTCGACAGATACGCTCTCATGGTCTTTCCCATGTGCTTCATACTCTTCAC
- the LOC123691233 gene encoding gamma-aminobutyric acid receptor subunit delta-like isoform X4, giving the protein MCKILYIDQYAYQLPTNYSRNIPPGKNTTVYIGINVNRVSGVDENKEEITLDVFLQVSWEELRLNVPPGMAFIDLPWEFRQLIWTPDLYIWQLQTMRILSVLQEMASLRLYANRTVSVSIGATITIKCEMDFVLYPLDVQNCAIDFSSYKYTTEDVRFEWREVAPWFGLGGEQRHEFRLPKYVVTFVTDKSNHIRNFGEGEHSAARLQIKLSRELRGYLLESYLPSSLFVIISWGSFCVIPEIVPGRMVLLVTTLLSLVTMFDTVSTNSPDALELKCIEVWLISCTIFVFLALLEYFVVLFGIRYDKSWSRRRQDLRRAASAAQLAPPLHMNHSQRLSTPVTGTPQGGVFSPQLSVEDEGLKQQFSHQTIQRDSPILEAMPRTGSANTLWSRIAAAADRGVMFCGAQHGALDRYALMVFPMCFILFTVIYWTTYLSEAHRALHG; this is encoded by the exons ATGTGCAAG ATCCTATACATAGACCAATACGCGTATCAGCTACCAACCAACTACAGCAGAAACATTCCGCCTG gcaaaaatactacagtatacataggtataaatGTAAACCGAGTGTCTGGTGTCGACGAGAATAAAGAG GAGATAACGTTAGATGTTTTCCTACAAGTGTCGTGGGAAGAGTTACGATTAAACGTGCCACCTGGCATGGCGTTCATAGACCTGCCATGGGAGTTCCGCCAGCTGATCTGGACCCCAGATTTGTATATTTGGCAGTTGCAGACTATGAGGATCCTCTCAGTACTGCAAGAAATGGCCTCCTTAAGGCTATACGCAAACCGCACCGTCTCAGTCAGTATTGG TgctacaataacaataaagtgCGAGATGGACTTCGTTCTTTACCCATTAGACGTACAGAACTGTGCGATAGACTTCAGTAGTT ATAAATACACCACAGAAGACGTCCGCTTCGAGTGGCGAGAGGTCGCACCGTGGTTCGGGCTGGGCGGCGAGCAACGTCACGAGTTCCGGCTGCCCAAATACGTGGTCACATTCGTTACTGATAAAAGTAATCATATTCGAAATTTTGGTGAAG GTGAACATTCAGCAGCAcgtttacaaattaaattatcaagaGAACTGCGCGGGTATCTCCTAGAGAGCTACCTCCCGTCATCGTTGTTCGTCATAATCTCCTGGGGAAGTTTCTGCGTTATCCCAGAAATCGTTCCTGGACGCATGGTCCTGCTGGTCACTACGCTGCTTTCGTTGGTCACGATGTTCGATACTGTGAG CACGAACTCACCTGACGCGCTAGAATTGAAGTGTATAGAAGTCTGGCTGATCTCATGCACGATATTCGTATTCCTCGCTCTGCTGGAGTACTTCGTGGTCCTCTTCGGTATCCGATACGACAAGAGCTGGAGCCGCCGGAGGCAGGACCTTCGACGAGCAGCTTCTGCAGCACAACTTGCACCACCCTTACATATGAATCATTCACAG AGGCTTAGCACGCCGGTGACCGGAACACCGCAAGGCGGCGTTTTTTCTCCACAACTTAGTGTCGAAGATGAAGGCCTCAAACAACAGTTCTCACATCAAACTATTCAaagg GACTCGCCAATTTTGGAGGCCATGCCCCGAACTGGTTCAGCAAATACCCTGTGGTCGAGGATAGCCGCAGCGGCCGACCGCGGCGTCATGTTCTGCGGCGCGCAGCACGGAGCCCTCGACAGATACGCTCTCATGGTCTTTCCCATGTGCTTCATACTCTTCAC